A region of the Labeo rohita strain BAU-BD-2019 chromosome 5, IGBB_LRoh.1.0, whole genome shotgun sequence genome:
CCAAGTGTTTGTGTAAAGCAAGTTTCTGACCTAAGACACCTCAGATAATACAGATCAAACACTGAATATCTTACTATTCCTTCTTGAGGATTCCCTTCCCCTCTGGATCAAACACTTTGAAGGCGTTGAGGATGGTTTCCTCTGGATCGGCTCCTGCAATAAAACAAACCTCCATCAGCACCTCAATCAGACTCTCTCAAGGTAAAGAAATCGGTCTCAGTCTCGTCTCTTGAAAACCTGCCTTTGAGTTTCTCTCCGAACATGGTGAGGAAGACGGTGAAGTTGATCGGACCCGACGCCTCCTTCAGCATGTCATCAATCTCCTCCTGCTTCACATTGAGCCGCCCTGTTACAAGACAGAAGAGGAGCATGATGGGAAATGGGATTCAACACATGTACTAGGTCACTATTACTAGCTGCCATCAAACCTAACCAGAGTTTTTGCCTATTTATGTTTGATGTTTCCAAAAATtgtactattatatatatatatatctatacatgtttttttttaaagatccatctatctataaatGTATAAAGTGAAGTTTTTATCCATATATACTAAAAAtccaaatttttttaaaaccatttaaaaaaaatcaaataaaattataaatatataattatttaattatatataattaataatatatggttataatataataaaataaaattggtaaattatcaaattaaataactatatgaagtatataataatatagaagTGGCTTTACCTGAGTTTTTGTctccataaatatatatatatatatatacacaaacgcaatatatatatatatatatatatatatatatatatagtatatatatatttatatttcataaaattggctatatcatatattaaaatatatactgtaatatttacccatatatattaaaaatgctaaacaatttatttgtaacattttaaaactatttaaaaaaaagaaaataatatatcaaatagaaataataaatatataattatttattatttctctctctctctctctctctctctctctctctctctctctctctatatatatatatatctctatatatatacacacacacacacacacattatatatataaaagtggctatatcatatatatgttgacattattaatgtaattaaaataaaacttaaaatattattacatctatctatatatttatctaGTTTTTACccgtatatattaaaaatgctaaaaatgtaatttgttaaatttttaaaccatttaaaaaataaaaaatatataaaataataaatctataattatttaataacatataagtaataatataattaaaataaaataggtaaattataaaaatgaaataactaTATGAAGTATATAAGAATATAAAAGTGGCTTTAACTTTTTGCGTTTTTGTCTCAATTTGAAGTGGATCGAAACGTTTCataaaagttgtcctaaaacaaaaaaaaatgacccgttcttgtcttaggacaactttgatgaacaactttgatccacttcaaatgttgacatGTTGagattatgttatatatatatatatatatatatattcatattcaggACAAAAGCACATTGTACATGTTTTTTATGATAAAAACCAGCCTAAACCAACCTAGAGCTGCAAACGTGTCCCTCAGGTCATTCTTGTCAATGAATCCGTCTCTGTTCTGGTCCATGATGGTAAATGCCTGAAAATAAACACAGAGAGAAACATGTCATTGCTCTTTCTAACTCCAGCATTGTGTGAGATGTTGCTAATTCAGTGTGAACAGCGGCTCTGATCGTTTGTTGCGGTGGGAATCTGAGGAGAAGCGTTCgagacattgttgagatctCTACTATTGTTTGCCACAGACGCCGGCAGATGGACAATGCCACACATGTGCCAGTTATCCTGACAGAATTCAGTGAATCCGCTATGTTAAGGAGCGTCTCTATAAATACATCTATCAGCCCTCGATAGGGATCAGACGGGAATATCAGATTCCACAGGAgctttacacaaacacaaacacaacagcaGCTGCGCTCTCCAGCTCTTTAATAGAGCGCCTCGgcccaaaatgaaaatactgacaTGATTAATGGTGAAATTTCAAATGCATCAAACATCATATTCACTTTTGCATGTTTAAATTTGGCTTAGAAACACGGCTGTTTGAACTGGATGTGAGAAATTAAACTGGTGTTACTGAttaaatcagattttttcttCTTGTCTAAATGAGTTAcgactaaaaagaaaaaaaatcacatttaaaatcttaaaaaattcatattgaaaataaattcacacacgcacatttttttttacaaatatttaaattatataaaacaaaataatattatatattattatactaaaaaacagttttatataatctacatatttttacaaatctgtgtgtgtgtgtgtgtgtgtgtgcgtgtttgcaatctacatatttttttaaatctttaaaataatacaaaatgatataaataaaactaccatatatgtgtgtatctttattttagaatttagatttttaattttgattatatattatatacattatataataatattatatatactgttattatacattatattttgacATAACACATCTGCCATTTTAcagttatatacatatatatttaaaaaatctttaaaataatcaaaatgatataaataaaactatatatgtgtgatttttttttttactttttatttataattttgattatatattatataataatattatatattatattttgataaagaaacaaatttgcaattttacagtaaatttacagtaatttaaaataattaaaattatataaattaaactgttatataataatattatggaattataacattttacagatgtaatatatatatatatatatatatatatatatatatatatattacatttttaaaataattaaaattatataaataaaactatatgtgtgtgtatatttttattttagtaattttgattatatataattttaatattattatatattatatatattatattttgccattttacAGTTAtagataatattttttttattttttaaataattaaaattatgtaaaactactataactaatatatatatatatatatatatatatatataatttttatttttaattataatttttattcatactatataatttattaaatatattgttatttattttaaaaaccttttaaaaattggattatataaaataacattttatgatatattgttattccatatattttttaaaaaatctaaattttaatttagtttattattcTTGTATGatactattataatataatgctattatatatttgtgtgtaactttttatgtatcattttgatttataatttatagaATTTTGATTTCATATATGTGAATAACAACATAAATTTGGGTCTGTCATAAGACCTGAAATATAATGCAGAGGTCATATGaaatttcatttgaaatttcagtttcaacattcaatttttttttttttttggtataagtcatacaggtttagaagcACAGGAGGGTGGGGTGAGtgcatgatgacagaatattaattttggatgaactgttccCGTAAATGATGTTGGTTAAGGCGAAACAGAGACAGACATGAAGGAACGTGATCAGACCTCCTTGAACTCCTGGATCTGAGCCTGTTCAAACATGGAGAAGACGTTGGAGTTCGCTCCTTCGGCCGCCCTCTTCTTTGCTTTCTTTGGTgcctgaaaaacaaacattcaagTCATCTTTAGTTAGACACCTCTTGACCAGTTCCCTAAAGAACTAGTTTATCCCTTCTGATTTTAACTTCATTaacaaaagctgctttaaagtTCGATTCACTTCCATTAATCAGTTCAAactctgaatgaatgaattaaaacagattcagtgattcatttgaagCATCACTCAAAATTCTTAGACACTTCTAGAAAATATGGctcaattacatttaatttatatatataaatatgatatatatatataacaactgcaataacattttaaaaattaaataaaatgttaaacattacaTGAACAACATCTGACTCAAACTTTACCCAAAATTCACTAAATAGGTACatcattcatattattattatggaaaaTATTACTTTGGAACTGACATATAATGGTCAAACATCAtctcaaaatgatcaaataccAGCCGACTAATGTCTCTGGCCGATATATCGGTGGATCTCTAATTAAAATTCGGCTAAATCCCAATATCCCGGTACACTGCTGGCCAGCACCGGTGATTCCCGAAGCATCTCTAAATCCTGGGTTACTCACCATGCTGGACTGCTGGACGGAGGCGAGCGGAACAGAGAGGGGATCCCGAATGCAGCTGGACAATGGGGCGCGGATGGACGGCCTTTTGTAGATTAGCCGTGCTGTTGTCTACTGGCCGATATAAATAACACATGTCCTGTTTAGGAAGTGACAGGTAGATGATGATCcctcatacacaaacacacacggcTGTAGTCCGAGCTCAAGGTCCATTGTGATGTGGTTTAGAATGACAGGACGAGTGGAAGAAGCGTTCAGCTGTTTGGTGATGCCCGTCCCGATCTCTCCTCACCTCTCTCTTCCTCTGGAGGTTATTTCAGGGTTTCTGTGGATGATCGCTGAAGTACAGACGCAGCATTCAGTGTATTACTATTTCTTTTGATAATTTGTTCCATTTTCTACTTTCTTTCAGAAATTCATACATTGATATAAATGCATCGTTTATGGAAAGTGGTCACGGAATTAAAAAGGTTTTTCATCTCACAGTTCGGACTTTGTTTCTTACCATTTTAAGTTCAATTCAAGTCAGAATTCTTTATTCTCTCAGTTCTGAGcttataacattttgaaaagtaaaaaaaaaaaggtaattttaaCATTCTATCGCACATTTTCTAGCgattctgagtttgcatctcataattctaactttatatctcacaattcggactttgtatcttcttgcaattctcagaaaaaaaaaaaatcagaaccggaagatataaattcagaattctgagctTACAAatcgcaattctgttttttgtttctgccaGAATAGAAAATGATAATGTaatttgtgactttatttctcagaattctggaaacggaattaaataaatttttcatCTCACAGTTCGGACTCTCTTTTAAGTCTTACAAATCGCAATTCTGTTTCTGCCAGAATGAAAAAAACGATAATGTAATTTGCGAATTTGCGTTATTCATATCACTTTGTTGCAAGTCTAAGTTCAATTTggttcagaattctgactttattctcgcaattctgagtttacatcttgcaaaattttgaaaaataaaaaaggtaattgcaacatttatctcacaattctgactactttttctagtgattctgaatttacatctcataattccaATTATgtaattctcagaaaaaaaaaaaaagtttttccccCTCAGATTTCCGAATTTACAAatcgcaattctgtttttttgtttctgccagaatttaaaaaaaaagataatttggcaactttatttctcataattctggaaacggaattaaataaaaaaagggttttcatctcacagttcagactttGTTTGAAGTCTAAGTTCACTTCACttcaattccgagtttacatgttgcaaatctgttttttccgccacaaaatttagaaaaataaaaaaaaggtaactgcaacattttatctcacaattctgactccaTATAgagattctgactttatatctcataattctaactttatatctcacaattcggactttgTTTCTCAGGGGGAAAAAATCAGAACCGCaggatataaattcagaattctgagctTACAAatcgcaattctgttttttgtttctgccaGAATAGAAAATGATAATGTaatttgtgactttatttctcagaattctggaaacggaattaaataattttttcatctcacaattcggactcTCTTTCAAGTCTAAGTTCAATTTagttcagaattctgactttattcccgcaattccaatttttttcgccgcaaaattttgaaaaataaaaaagtaattttaagcaacatttatctcacaattctgactccaTTTTCTAGCGATTCTGagattacatctcacaatttttactttatatttcacaCTTCGAACTTTCATTCTTGCAACTCTCCGAATTGTACATCttgcaaatctgtgtttttttccaccgcaaataaaaaaggtaactccaacattttatcttacaattctgactcaTTTTTCTAGCGATTtagagtttacatctcataattctaactttatatctcacagttcggACTTTTCAATTCGGGTTTCTTCctgcaattctcagaaaaaaaaatcagaatgggaagatataaattcaaaattcgGAGCTTACAAatcgcaattctgttttttgtttctgccagaataaaaaaaagataattaggCAACTTTATTTGTCATAATTCTGGAAAcggaattaaataaaaaaagggttTTCATCTTACAGTTCGGACTTTGTTTCAAGTCTAAGTTCAGTTCGGTTTAGAATCTGtaacattttatctcacaattctgactcctTTTTCTAGCGATTtagagtttacatctcataattctagCTTAATctctcacaattcggactttgtttcttgcaattctcaaaaaaaaaaaaaaaaaaaaaaaaaaaaaaaattcagaactgcaggatataaatttagaattcgtaagtttttttcttgtacatatcgcaattcagattttttttttcgagggcataaaaataaaaaggtaatttgcGACTCTATctctcataattctgaccttgtttttttgcagttctTAGAGGAAAGAGCTAGAATTGCAAGACATTAATTCAGCATTCGGACATTTCCCcccacaattccgagtttacatttcgcaattctgtttttgtttccaccacagaataaaaaaaaggtaatttgcAACTTTTTGCATTGGGAACGTACGCTTTAATTCCGAATTTACCTACTTTGTAAATAGTGACAAAGTCAAACTGGCCATCACACACTACGTGACTGAGGATCATACACTAGCAGACTTTAGAGTTGTTCTGATCACAACAAACTCATTCCAGGTGTGTATCGTCCAAAATAACATGTCAGTGAAGCAAAACAGTGCTGAAAAAGTTtagtccaggtaaggggcgggtCCGACCCACGAACGCGCTCAACAGCACATGACGCGACGCATGCGTCATCACCGAGAATCGGGCCCCGGCGCCGAAAACCACAGCGTTTTCGTCCTGGACTAGCAAGGAAACCATCGCACATGCACAGGGAACAGACATGTCTTcagaaaatggttcttttacTCGGTATTTAACGATTATGAGGTGAATCCAGAAACTTCAGGTGAGTATAAACCAACACCGCTCACGTAAGCGCTGTGATTGTCGGGATTGGGGGTGGCGCTGATCTGAAGGGTAGGCGTTACTTACGtcacaatatttaaattataaattaactaagatagatagatagatattatagttaactaaagctacagaaaattacatatataaataaacaaataaacgtttgctgaaataaaatagaaaacaaaacatgtttcaGCTCTTTTACCAAGGcaacaattaattattaaaaacaattaattcaGTTTAAGCCGATGTAGCCTAAAATAActaaagtcaagtcaagtcacctttatttatataccgcctttaacaatacagaattgtgacaaggcggctgtacagtattaaataggaaaaagtACATCAACAGTGccaagggcaacagtaaacactcaattttcaggtaaaggtagttaatcaaattcAATAAGATAAAACACAGTATCGtgtgaagagaaagtgtccccaactaagcaagccagaggcgacagcggcaaggaaccaaaactccgtCGGTGacaaatagagaaaaaaaccttgggagaaaccaggctcagtcggggggccagttctcctctggccaaagttcccgtggtcttgtgccgacagccgtctaggtgatgtggtctttaatgtggatccgtctctggggctcatctagttgatgtggactccgctgacattcagggctgtagaggtcgtctctaggtgctgatccaccgtctgggctgggttcggactggatccgggggactgcagtgaccatctgatctggatacggactggatctggtggttaatgtgacctcggaataagagagaaacagactaatattagcgtagatgccattcttctgacgatgcaccgagtacatcgggtgttatgggaagtgttcccggttccggttgacctaattagtgcagcctaacaatcctttaacggatttgaattatagaaatgtgttaatgtgttatgtgtaagcaaggttaaagagatgggtctttaatctagatttaaactgacagagtgtgtctgcgtcccgaacagtgttgggtagattgttccaaagtttgggcgctaaataagaaaatgatctgccgcccgcggttgattttgatattctaggtattatcaaattgccagagttttgagaacgcagcggacgtgagggactatagtgtgataagagctcgctcaggtactgaggagctaaacaaaaaatacagtaaaccaAAAAGTTCTTAAGTACAATCAACTTATCTGTATAAGCCATTTCAACTTAAATGATAATCAACAGACTTAAAAACATTATCATGTATCTTGTAGAACTTATTAAAAAGTTAGAActtattcatttacttattttgatgagataatgtaaaaatacaagaCGTCACGACTTATTGACACAGTGAACTAGtcaaaaataattatgtaattattaatgttttggcCAACAATGTGTTGCACTAATGAAACTCCCTCCGTTGTGTGAATATCTTTGAATTGTAATTCAGTAAATAAACAATTCATGTAATTCCAGTGGAGTCCAGTTCAGTTAACATTCACACTGAACTGAAAGGAAATGACccttaaaatgcaaatgtagcCTGAGCTTCTGTGTCGCGAGACCTGCGTTTATTCTCCTGTGAACAACATAAGTAGCTTAAATGAACGTCTGTAAATCATTACAATCATTAGTGAAAGTGCGGGACGCTCCTGTAGTGTCTCAGACTGAATGCCGTCTACATTCTTCATATTGACCCGTCAGTAACACCACGCACGAGCGGACAGACACGGCACGCACGGCACGCACATTCACATGCCAGACCTGTTAGACATCAGAGGAGCCGCTCCGGCACTGACGCTCACTGTCTGCTGTCGCTCTGGGATTTCATCCTGTTCTGCCTCCTGTGTACAAGTTCAGGCCATATTTCTCATTGTTTAGATGATTTACAGTTTGTGCaactataaaaatttaaatatactgtGTTGTTGACAGAATCATTGATACAAACCCTTTCTTCTCTGGAAAAGGAGAGGTTTAGTTTATTGTTCATCAGAATAACTTGGTCTCTCATTCATTTGAGGCCTGTTATTGATCATTGATCAGGTATTGATCTGTGTGAGGTCTGCTTTTGGATTCTGAGGAATTTTCTTGGTTCGGAAGGAGTgagtaattaaacatttaagcagAAAACAAACCATGggagtatatttaaatattaaatatgttgcaCATGCACATATTAAAGTAGCTGTagtattttcataatatatgcACACATGAAAACAAAGCTTTTGTGCATGACAGTTGtatgacattaatttaaaactgatgaaataatagttatatttaataaaagagagttttattttcttcttttaaacaGTCATGGGAGCAGAAAAACTGCATCACATGTGtctgaaaatcatttttgtcagttttattatatttcatgtaAATATAGTTCTATGCTGTTGTGGTTTAGTAATATAAAGCCACAGAACAGATGCTAAAATGTTGTAAATGATACGGTTTGGTTTCTAGATCTTTCTTTATATTCCTCCGGCTGTGCTGAAAATCAATACGGTGTCCTGTGAGCTTCAAATCAATCATCAGGATCAATAAAACCAATAGTGACAATCAATATGTCATCTGTGACCCTCAAAAATCCTCATTAAAACAGCTGGCCAAAGCCCATTTTAGCTATAGTTCAGATTTCATATGCACTTGAATTTTGTTTGGGGTCATAAACTGATGACAACATATTggagattaaaaataaaatattggaaCATGAAATATGAGTAATGTTTGGAATAGAATACTGTGTACTGCACACTACTCAATAATAATACAAGTGACACTGGATATGTAACAAGAAACATTAACAATAAACAGCGGAATGTTACATTGTATCAGTTTATTgttacatgttatttttatcaCATGACCTCAGTCAGTGCATACTGTATACAGCAAGAATATTAATATGCTGTACAATATGATTgctgcagcaaaaacagtaatattatgctAGTTTGCTGTTCTGAATTCAGCTATAGATTCAGAGTTGAtccataaattcataaaattacactatttgaaaaaatattttgctaatatttctAGACATGTAATAATTAcacatgcagtttcatgaacgTAAATAACTGGAGAGATCagtgtaattttaatataattgagatactaacaaaaaatatgtatatttttatttttctgattatatttgtaatttcaggtaaagttttagtaattacaACAGTAGCtgttgtttaaatgtatgtatataacttttatttagaattttaaataacttttattgaaaattctattattttaaatacatttaagtttaagtactaaaataaaaaaaacactaatatatatatatatatatatgtgtgtgtgtgtgtgattaaaatgatttagaaatattaaaagaacaataataaaaaaaatcacaataatttatttaagttgaagtactaaaattactaaaatgatttagaaatatttccaaaaatacaaaaaccaataaaaatatcacaataatttaaataaaataaagctgaaataaaaagatttaaaattactaacattttttttattttttaatttcagatagtTTAATTACAACAGTAGCTGTTGttgaaatatatgtatataataacttttatttagaattttaaataacttttattgaaaattcaattattttaaatagatttaagttgaagtactaaaattataaaaaaaacatatatatgattaaaattatttagaaatatcaaaaacaataaaaacaatcacaataatttaagttgaagtaaaataaaatataaaaagtaaaaaaagtaaaattactaaaatgatttaataattaaaataaaataaagctgaaataaaaagatatatgaaaaacttaaactaaatgaaaatggtgAATAACGTTTTagaatgtaacattttaaatagattacttatagttaattataattttatattacttataattataattaatttatatatatatagttcgcAAATTAGCAAAAAAACTTGCTTAGAAATATgatttagaaatataaaaacaataaaacaatgtaaaagataataacaatcatttatttaaataaaataaacctgaaaaaaaccttaaactaaatgaaaatgttgaataacttttattgacatttctataattttaaacagacttaagttaaagtactacagttactaaaaaataatacaaataaatattttttttaaaaactaaccata
Encoded here:
- the myl2a gene encoding myosin regulatory light chain 2a — translated: MAPKKAKKRAAEGANSNVFSMFEQAQIQEFKEAFTIMDQNRDGFIDKNDLRDTFAALGRLNVKQEEIDDMLKEASGPINFTVFLTMFGEKLKGADPEETILNAFKVFDPEGKGILKKEYVTEMLTTQADRFSAEEMEQMFTAFPPDAAGNLDYRNLVHIITHGEEKDQE